In the Oryza glaberrima chromosome 6, OglaRS2, whole genome shotgun sequence genome, one interval contains:
- the LOC127777432 gene encoding uncharacterized protein LOC127777432 yields MWPGCGGRFYWAPAPPSPSAAGARGVVVVFGWVWSDEAQLRPFVELYASLGWRCLVCHPDLVALYLSEKAASLASGVISELVKEFKVKPLPTVFASFSGGSKGCMYKVIQLLDGKCEGDATMKDYRLVRNCICGQIYDSGPVDFFSDVGTQFLQNPMIGNSSRPSMLLSWMTKALASGMDTIFPSRIEAQRAEYWHTLYSSAGLGPVLMLCSEDDDLAPCHVVCGFARRLVELGTDVKVIKWSDSPHVGHYMLHEAEYRSAVNDTLRKALVTFCHRSQLNATSDQEYKIAHSVCSLHNVAANSNESLRRVANGPSDHFFLPSSKDHNESRDPDSLIDEQRRQLSYPPSMEPQGVLGQILFDVCVPKNVEGWDIKPTVSPNGRPTLASARQLGPFNPIKYFRRSRL; encoded by the exons ATGTGgcccggctgcggcggccgctTCTACtgggcgcccgcgccgccgtcgccgtcggcggcgggcgcgaggGGCGTCGTGGTGGTGTTCGGGTGGGTGTGGAGCGACGAGGCGCAGCTGCGGCCGTTCGTCGAGCTCTACGCGTCGCTCGGGTGGCGCTGCCTCGTCTGCCACCCCGACCTCGTCGCGCT GTATCTGTCTGAGAAAGCTGCGTCGCTGGCATCTGGTGTTATCAGTGAATTAGTGAAG GAATtcaaagtaaagccgttgccaaCTGTGTTTGCTTCCTTTTCTGGTGGTTCAAAGGGATGCATGTACAAGGTTATTCAG TTACTTGATGGAAAATGTGAAGGAGATGCAACCATG AAGGACTATAGGTTGGTGAGAAACTGTATCTGTGGGCAAATCTATGACTCTGGCCCAGTAGATTTTTTCAGTGATGTGGGTACCCAGTTTCTCCAAAATCCTATGATTGGCAACTCATCTCGACCATCCATGTTACTTTCATGGATGACAAAGGCCCTTGCATCTGGAATGGACACAATATTCCCAAGCAGAATTGAAGCTCAGCGTGCAGAGTACTGGCACACACTATATTCATCAGCA GGGCTGGGTCCTGTTCTTATGCTTTGCTCTGAAGATGATGATCTTGCTCCATGTCATGTTGTCTGTGGTTTTGCCAGGCGTCTCGTTGAACTGGGCACTGATGTTAAAGTTATCAAGTGGAGTGATTCCCCTCATGTTG GCCATTACATGTTGCATGAAGCAGAATACAGGAGTGCTGTAAATGATACTCTGAGAAAAGCTCTTGTCACCTTTTGCCACAGAAGCCAGCTGAATGCCACAAGTGATCAGGAATACAAGATAGCACATTCCGTGTGCAGTCTGCACAACGTGGCTGCTAATTCAAATGAGAGCCTGAGAAGGGTAGCCAACGGCCCCAGTGACCACTTCTTCTTGCCAAGTTCAAAGGACCATAATGAATCTAGGGATCCGGATTCTTTGATTGATGAACAGAGGCGACAACTATCCTATCCACCCAGCATGGAGCCTCAAGGAGTCCTTGGCCAAATTCTGTTTGATGTTTGTGTTCCGAAGAATGTTGAAGGATGGGACATCAAACCAACAGTGTCCCCAAACGGACGGCCAACATTGGCTTCTGCGCGGCAACTCGGCCCTTTCAATCCCATCAAGTATTTTCGACGCTCAAGGCTATAG
- the LOC127778103 gene encoding cyclin-dependent kinase inhibitor 2 produces MPYARHVATAAAFTFARSIYKNHITRTRFIKIRTPSHPQPSDRSDRIAPSLVRACGVCAACLRLNITRAPCVFPTVGSRVTETGWPSDPYLATGICTRGRAVGSGRSDGFFFARMGKKKKRDGAAARRQARVVVGGVRTRAAVTARRVVASAEEGCGLVGRGGGGGGGGDDGEGGCYLRLRSRRLPFVAAAVVSSRREEALGDSVAEAASSSSPRAVELLGCSGEEEAMAEKVCTQAGEDHDEESSVGDSGCGRERSATTPSSRRPPGDADSSDAESNQEAKQQMCRRSSTTSAAAFHAGATTRSFRMMAPPAAAAEIEEFLAAAERSEAERFAAKYNFDVVHGVPLDAGGAGRFEWTAVGSG; encoded by the exons atgCCCTACGCTCGTCACGTCGCAACAGCCGCCGCATTTACTTTTGCACGATCGATTTATAAAAACCACATCACACGCACCCGATTTATAAAAATTCGAACGCCATCGCATCCCCAACCGTCCGATCGGTCCGATCGAATCGCCCCCTCCCTCGTGCGTGCGTGTGGCGTGTGCGCTGCCTGCCTCCGCCTCAATATCACGCGCGCGCCGTGCGTCTTTCCAACGGTTGGATCCCGTGTCACGGAAACAGGCTGGCCGTCGGATCCGTATCTGGCCACAGGTATTTGTACGCGCGGCCGCGCGGTTGGGAGCGGACGAAGCGACGGGTTTTTTTTTGCTCggatggggaagaagaagaagcgcgaCGGCGCAGCGGCGAGGAGGCAGGCGCgggtggtggtcggcggcgtCCGTACGCGGGCCGCCGTCACGGCGAGGAGGGTGGTGGCGAGCGCGGAGGAGGGTTGTGGTTTGGTgggccgtggcggtggcggtggcggtggcggagacgaTGGCGAGGGCGGATGCTATCTGCGTCTGCGGAGCAGGAGGCTGCCCTTCGTGGCGGCCGCGGTGGTGTCGtcgcggagggaggaggcgctCGGTGAttcggtggcggaggcggcttcgtcgtcgtcgccgcgggcgGTGGAATTGTTGGGCTGTTCTGGTGAGGAGGAGGCTATGGCCGAGAAG GTTTGCACGCAGGCAGGCGAGGATCACGACGAGGAGAGCTCCGTCGGCGACTCCGGCTGCGGCCGCGAGAG GAGCGCGACGACGCCGtcgagccgccggccgccgggagACGCGGACTCGAGCGACGCGGAGTCAAACCAGGAGGCCAAGCAGCAAATGTGCCGCCGGAGTTCGACGACCTCAGCAGCTGCATTTCACGCGggagcgacgacgaggagcttcAGGATGAtggcaccgccggcggcggcggcagagatcGAGGAGTTCCTCGCCGCTGCGGAGAGGTCCGAGGCCGAGCGCTTCGCCGCCAA gtACAACTTCGACGTGGTGCACGGCGTGccgctcgacgccggcggcgccgggcggtTCGAATGGACCGCGGTGGGCAGCGGCTGA
- the LOC127775957 gene encoding tuliposide A-converting enzyme 1, chloroplastic-like yields the protein MASTDADADAVAVELLPFIRVYVSGRVERLLGTDTVAASLDEPTGVASKDVTVDPATNLSVRLYLPPAVAAGERLPILVYFHGGGFMVESATSPTYHRYLNALASRARVVAVSVEYRLAPEHPLPAAYDDSWAALAWAVATAAAPGAVDPEPWLAAHGDASRVFIAGDSAGANIAHNVAMRAAAAPLPGGAGITGVLLMHPYFWDASNTMGPALEDRIRREWRFMCGSPDVRVDDPRLSPTVQQGAPSLAALPCRRVMVAVAGDDFLAGKGRAYHAALVASRWHGEAELVDTPGEDHVFHLTRPGTAAAAKMMDLVVDFVTR from the coding sequence ATGGCTTctaccgacgccgacgccgacgcggtcgCCGTGGAGCTCCTCCCGTTCATCCGCGTCTACGTGAGCGGCCGCGTGGAGCGCCTGCTCGGCACCGACACGGTCGCGGCGTCCCTCGACGAGCCCACGGGCGTGGCTTCCAAGGACGTCACCGTTGACCCGGCGACCAACCTCTCCGTGCGcctctacctcccgccggcggtcgccgccggcgagaggctGCCGATCCTCGTGtacttccacggcggcggcttcaTGGTCGAGTCGGCTACGTCCCCGACGTACCACCGCTACCTCAACGCGCTCGCCTCCCGCGCCCGCGTCGTCGCGGTGTCCGTCGAGTACCGCCTCGCGCCCGAGCACCCGCTCCCCGCCGCGTACGACGACTCGTGGGCGGCGCTCGCGTGGgcggtcgccaccgccgccgcccccggcgcCGTCGATCCGGAGCCGTGGCTCGCCGCGCACGGGGACGCGTCGCGGGTGTTCATCGCCGGGGACAGCGCCGGCGCGAACATCGCGCACAACGTCGCCatgcgggccgccgccgccccgctcccGGGCGGCGCGGGGATCACCGGCGTGCTCCTGATGCACCCCTACTTCTGGGACGCGTCGAACACCATGGGCCCGGCGCTCGAGGACCGGATCCGCCGTGAGTGGCGGTTCATGTGCGGGAGCCCCGACGTCCGCGTCGACGACCCGCGGCTGAGCCCGACGGTGCAGCAGGGCGCGCCGTCGCTGGCGGCGCTGCCGTGCAGGAGGGTGATGGTGGCCGTGGCCGGGGACGACTTCCTGGCGGGGAAAGGGAGGGCGTACCACGCGGCGCTCGTGGCGAGCCGGTGGCACGGGGAGGCCGAGCTGGTGGACACGCCGGGGGAAGACCACGTGTTCCACCTCACGCGtcccggcacggcggcggcggcgaagatgaTGGACCTCGTCGTGGATTTCGTCACTCGTTGA
- the LOC127777752 gene encoding uncharacterized protein LOC127777752: MAFRRYRALPQGEVTVEEFRAWLGQFDADGDGRISRDELQRALRSLNLWFAWWKARAGVRAADANRDGAVAGDDEVATLFAFAQRHLNVKIAELGASYY, from the coding sequence ATGGCGTTCAGGAGGTACAGGGCGCTGCCGCAGGGGGAGGTGACGGTGGAGGAGTTCAGGGCGTGGCTGGGGCAGTTCGACGCGGACGGCGACGGGAGGATCAGCCGGGACGAGCTGCAGCGCGCGCTGCGGAGCCTGAACCTGTGGTTCGCGTGGTGGAAGGCGCGCGCCGGggtgcgcgccgccgacgccaaccgcgacggcgccgtcgccggcgacgacgaggtcgccACGCTCTTCGCCTTCGCGCAGAGGCACCTCAACGTCAAGATCGCCGAGCTCGGCGCCTCCTACTACTGA
- the LOC127777312 gene encoding uncharacterized protein LOC127777312: MADLTGGGGGGGGSAGSRRPLGFLKNAAKHKHGFVQLLLMGSVLMMSLRTLGQKHRHRDLIYDNADLRREHDDLSLRMRDVQDALRREADADESGALSSHLRRIFAAHPASTDDK, translated from the coding sequence ATGGCGGATctcacgggcggcggcggcggaggcggcgggagcgcggGGAGCCGTCGGCCGCTGGGTTTCCTGAAGAACGCGGCGAAGCACAAGCACGGGTTCGTTCAGCTGCTCCTGATGGGGAGCGTCCTCATGATGAGCCTGCGGACCCTGGGCCAGAAGCACCGCCACCGCGACCTCATCTACGACAACGCCGACCTCCGCCGCGAGCACGACGACCTATCCCTCCGGATGCGCGACGTCCAGGACGCCCTGCGCcgcgaggccgacgccgacgagtcCGGCGCGCTCTCCTCCCATCTCCGCCGCATCTTCGCCGCCCACCCCGCCTCCACCGATGACAAGTAG
- the LOC127778021 gene encoding uncharacterized protein LOC127778021, which translates to MMRGLGPAAAAALGGRSAARWCTYRRVTVAVCLGNLVAVLLVVRSLYSAPGYFASAPRRVAVKYSEEQIRLVEESIRIRRAAVPVELVEAVKKLEKVFAREEKRRKELPLELKQKVSYEILERMRDLGENSNTTEQREALESWRLEKLKDIRSASAQNLLMSDLSNEESRMLKRALELNWRMLMEDIGLWIPVSVWHTEHDDKPENEPEEEEIIAGPPLPPECNAQVHTDYGGAAVRWGLTHHKESAADCCQACLDQAKRARPGALKCNIWVYCPSEYGCYSPDKYEHKHQECWLKQADHPKLNFKDRYSESYRDAHPSAPVVVPWMSGVITV; encoded by the exons atgatGAGGGGCTTAgggccggctgcggcggcggcgctcggaggccgctcggcggcgaggtggtgcacGTACCGGCGCGTCACAGTCGCCGTATGCCTGGGGAACCTCGTCGCCGTGCTGCTCGTGGTCCGCTCGCTCTACTCCGCCCCCGGCTACTTCGCCTCCGCGCCCAGAC GCGTGGCGGTGAAGTATTCGGAGGAGCAGATTAGGCTGGTCGAGGAGTCCATCCGGATTCGCCGCGCAGCCGTGCCCGTCGAGCTCGTGGAAGCT GTGAAAAAGCTGGAGAAGGTGTTCGCTAGGGAGGAGAAGAGACGGAAGGAGTTGCCGCTCGAGCTGAAGCAGAAGGTTTCCTATGAGATTTTAGAGAGGATGCGTGATTTGGGGGAGAACAGCAACACGACCGAACAACGAG AAGCTTTAGAGTCCTGGCGTTTAGAGAAGCTGAAAGACATCAGAAGTGCATCTGCTCAGAATTTGTTGATGTCAGACCTCTCTAATGAGGAATCAA GGATGTTAAAACGAGCATTGGAGTTAAATTGGCGAATGCTAATGGAGGACATTGGCCTTTGGATACCTGTTAGTGTATGGCATACTGAACATGATGACAAGCCTGAGAATGAACCAGAAG AAGAAGAGATAATAGCAGGTCCACCTTTACCCCCAGAATGCAATGCTCAAGTACATACCGATTACGGTGGTGCTGCTGTTCGATGGGGCTTAACACATCATAAAGAAAGTGCAGCTGATTGCTGTCAAGCTTGTCTTGATCAGGCTAAAAGGGCCAGACCAGGGGCATTAAAGTGCAATATATGGGTTTACTGTCCATCAGAGTATGGATGCTACTCGCCAGATAAATATGAACACAAACATCAAGAGTGCTGGTTGAAACAG GCTGATCACCCTAAATTGAACTTCAAAGACAGGTATTCTGAGTCGTACAGGGATGCTCATCCATCTGCTCCCGTTGTTGTGCCATGGATGTCAGGTGTCATCACTGTATGA